A window of Ammospiza nelsoni isolate bAmmNel1 chromosome 19, bAmmNel1.pri, whole genome shotgun sequence contains these coding sequences:
- the LOC132082053 gene encoding E3 ubiquitin-protein ligase TRIM39-like, translated as MEQKRWVLLALALLLAIPFSGASQWVPASWIQLPLFLLTLAAGAVLVFQGRRVDSLETVWLKNHQHLYQKIQTLQEAFQNEQESTRCDIQLLKTDLENILGLRVEANTTNALESMWKKDVHEVSQQVQTLQKAFQNTQLYTQRDLQMMRTDLKDELGRTVEANVTGNIAFMWQKDLLHLSQQIQTLKQTFQNMKVAIQRDLQMIRRDLENKLGGTMEAKTSTLEARLEKDHREASQQIQTLQENFQQRYEATQRDLQRIRTDLEHDLGRTVEANTRTVESMWKKDLLQLSQQMQTLQEAFRNMEGSTQCDLQMIRADMKNELGRTVEANTRTVESMWKKDLLQLSQQMQTLQEAFRNMEGSTQCDLQMIRADMKNELGRQVKENTLRVLESMRLMDIQQLSQEIQTLEKTLQTSLGSTKYNLDLPVLQSYKGDVILDADTAHPRLEISADGRTVKDTGAIRFVLRNQKRFDSHLFVLAKEGYTSGKHYWEVNVGTRRNWALGVASESVARKGTLALCPENGFWVIACVDGQDYLACTNPWTSLTVTGYLSKIGIFLDIPAKKVSFYDVFKAVALYTLSIADGSRQEGKFLPFFSTGFAAAEPDTEPLAILQFSDDDDD; from the exons GAAGGAGAGTGGACTCCCTGGAAACTGTTTGGCTGAAGAACCACCAGCACCTCTACCAAAAAATTCAGACTCTGCAGGAAGCTTTCCAGAATGAGCAGGAGTCCACACGGTGTGATATTCAGCTCCTCAAAACAGACCTGGAGAATATATTAG gATTGAGAGTAGAGGCAAATACTACAAACGCTTTGGAATCCATGTGGAAGAAGGACGTCCATGAAGTGTCCCAACAAGTTCAAActctgcagaaagcttttcaaaacaCCCAGCTGTACACACAGCGAGACCTTCAGATGATGAGAACAGACCTGAAGGATGAACTAG GAAGGACAGTGGAGGCAAATGTCACAGGGAATATAGCATTCATGTGGCAGAAGGACCTCCTGCATCTCTCCCAACAAATTCAAACTCTGAAGCAAACTTTCCAGAACATGAAGGTTGCTATACAGCGTGACCTTCAAATGATCAGAAGAGATCTGGAGAACAAACTAG GAGGGACAATGGAGGCAAAAACAAGCACCTTAGAAGCCAGGCTGGAGAAAGACCACCGTGAAGCCTCCCAACAAATTCAAACTCTGCAGGAAAATTTCCAGCAGAGATATGAGGCCACACAGCGTGACCTTCAGAGGATCAGAACAGACTTGGAGCATGACCTAG GAAGGACAGTGGAGGCAAATACAAGGACTGTGGAATCCATGTGGAAGAAGGACcttctgcagctctcccagcaaaTGCAAACTCTGCAGGAAGCATTCCGGAACATGGAGGGGTCCACACAGTGTGACCTGCAGATGATAAGAGCAGACATGAAGAATGAACTAG GAAGGACAGTGGAGGCAAATACAAGGACTGTGGAATCCATGTGGAAGAAGGACcttctgcagctctcccagcaaaTGCAAACTCTGCAGGAAGCATTCCGGAACATGGAGGGGTCCACACAGTGTGACCTGCAGATGATAAGAGCAGACATGAAGAATGAACTAG GAAGGCAAGTGAAGGAAAATACCTTAAGGGTCTTGGAATCCATGAGGCTGATGGacatccagcagctctcccaagAAATCCAAACTCTAGAAAAAACTTTGCAGACCTCATTGGGGTCCACAAAATATAACTTAG ATCTTCCAGTCCTACAGTCCTACAAAG GAGATGTCATCCTGGATGCTGACACAGCTCATCCCAGACTGGAAATCTCTGCAGATGGGAGGACAGTGAAAGATACTGGTGCCATCAGATTCGTGCTCAGAAATCAGAAGAGATTTGATTCCCATCTGTTTGTGTTGGCAAAGGAAGGATACACTTCTGGGAAACACTATTGGGAAGTAAATGTTGGGACAAGAAGAAACTGGGCCTTGGGTGTTGCCTCTGAATCTGTGGCTCGCAAAGGGACTTTGGCTCTGTGTCCTGAGAATGGCTTCTGGGTTATCGCATGTGTAGACGGGCAAGATTATTTGGCCTGCACGAATCCTTGGACCTCTCTGACTGTGACTGGCTATTTGTCAAAGATTGGGATCTTCTTGGACATCCCAGCCAAGAAGGTTTCTTTTTATGATGTATTTAAGGCAGTAGCTTTGTACACTTTGAGCATTGCTGATGGCAGCAGACAGGAAGGCAaattccttcccttcttctctacaggctttgctgctgctgagcctgaCACTGAACCACTAGCAATACTGCAGTTttctgatgatgatgatgattag
- the NDEL1 gene encoding nuclear distribution protein nudE-like 1 isoform X2: MESLGSLFKVVLIMDSEEIPTFSSPKEETAYWKELSLKYKQSFQEAREELAEFQEGSRELEAELEAQLVQAEQRNRDLQADNQRLKYEVETLKEKLEHQYAQSYKQVSLLEDDLSQTRAIKDQLHKYVRELEQANDDLERAKRATIVSLEDFEQRLNQAIERNAFLESELDDKESLLVSVQRLKDEARDLRQELAVRERQQEVTRKSAPSSPTLDCEKMDSAVQASLSLPATPVGKGSENSFPSPKAIPNGFGTSPLTPSARISALNIVGDLLRKVGALESKLAACRNFAKDQASRKSYISGNVSSAVLSSNGTKYPHPGHTSFFDKGAVNGFDQGPPGLGGSRPSSAPGMLPLSV; this comes from the exons ATGGAGAGCCTGGGGAGCTTGTTTAAG GTCGTGTTGATCATGGacagtgaagaaattcctaCTTTCTCGAGTCCAAAGGAGGAAACTGCGTATTGGAAAGAACTTTCCTTGAAGTACAAGCAAAG CTTCCAGGAGGCTCGTGAAGAGCTGGCTGAGTTCcaggagggaagcagggaattAGAGGCTGAGTTGGAGGCACAGCTAGTACAAGCTGAGCAGAGGAACAGAGATTTGCAAGCAGATAACCAAAGACTGAAATATGAAGTGGAAACATTAAAG GAGAAACTGGAGCACCAGTATGCCCAGAGTTACAAGCAGGTGTCGTTGTTGGAGGATGACCTGAGCCAGACAAGGGCCATCAAAGACCAGCTGCACAAGTATGTGAGGGAGCTAGAGCAGGCCAACGATGACCTGGAACGTGCCAAGAG GGCAACAATAGTTTCATTGGAAGACTTTGAACAAAGGCTGAACCAAGCTATTgagagaaatgcatttttagaaAGTGAACTGGATGACAAGGAGTCATTGCTGGTTTCTGTACAGAGATTAAAGGATGAAGCAAGAG ACCTGCggcaggagctggctgtgagggaaaggcagcaggaggtgaCACGGAaatcagctcccagctcccccacTCTGGACTGTGAGAAGATGGACTCAGCTGTCCAGGCCTCTCTCTCCTTGCCAGCCACACCCGTTGGAAAAGGATCAGAAAATagttttccttccccaaaaG CTATACCAAATGGGTTTGGAACCAGCCCACTCACTCCTTCAGCTCGAATATCTGCACTCAACATCGTGGGAGATCTGCTACGCAAAGTGGGG GCCTTAGAATCCAAATTAGCTGCTTGCAGGAACTTTGCAAAGGACCAGGCATCACGGAAATCCTACATTTCAGGGAACGTCAGCAGCGCCGTGCTGAGCAGCAACGGCACCAAGTACCCACACCCAGGGCACACGTCCTTCTTTGACAAGGG
- the NDEL1 gene encoding nuclear distribution protein nudE-like 1 isoform X1, producing MDSEEIPTFSSPKEETAYWKELSLKYKQSFQEAREELAEFQEGSRELEAELEAQLVQAEQRNRDLQADNQRLKYEVETLKEKLEHQYAQSYKQVSLLEDDLSQTRAIKDQLHKYVRELEQANDDLERAKRATIVSLEDFEQRLNQAIERNAFLESELDDKESLLVSVQRLKDEARDLRQELAVRERQQEVTRKSAPSSPTLDCEKMDSAVQASLSLPATPVGKGSENSFPSPKAIPNGFGTSPLTPSARISALNIVGDLLRKVGALESKLAACRNFAKDQASRKSYISGNVSSAVLSSNGTKYPHPGHTSFFDKGAVNGFDQGPPGLGGSRPSSAPGMLPLSV from the exons ATGGacagtgaagaaattcctaCTTTCTCGAGTCCAAAGGAGGAAACTGCGTATTGGAAAGAACTTTCCTTGAAGTACAAGCAAAG CTTCCAGGAGGCTCGTGAAGAGCTGGCTGAGTTCcaggagggaagcagggaattAGAGGCTGAGTTGGAGGCACAGCTAGTACAAGCTGAGCAGAGGAACAGAGATTTGCAAGCAGATAACCAAAGACTGAAATATGAAGTGGAAACATTAAAG GAGAAACTGGAGCACCAGTATGCCCAGAGTTACAAGCAGGTGTCGTTGTTGGAGGATGACCTGAGCCAGACAAGGGCCATCAAAGACCAGCTGCACAAGTATGTGAGGGAGCTAGAGCAGGCCAACGATGACCTGGAACGTGCCAAGAG GGCAACAATAGTTTCATTGGAAGACTTTGAACAAAGGCTGAACCAAGCTATTgagagaaatgcatttttagaaAGTGAACTGGATGACAAGGAGTCATTGCTGGTTTCTGTACAGAGATTAAAGGATGAAGCAAGAG ACCTGCggcaggagctggctgtgagggaaaggcagcaggaggtgaCACGGAaatcagctcccagctcccccacTCTGGACTGTGAGAAGATGGACTCAGCTGTCCAGGCCTCTCTCTCCTTGCCAGCCACACCCGTTGGAAAAGGATCAGAAAATagttttccttccccaaaaG CTATACCAAATGGGTTTGGAACCAGCCCACTCACTCCTTCAGCTCGAATATCTGCACTCAACATCGTGGGAGATCTGCTACGCAAAGTGGGG GCCTTAGAATCCAAATTAGCTGCTTGCAGGAACTTTGCAAAGGACCAGGCATCACGGAAATCCTACATTTCAGGGAACGTCAGCAGCGCCGTGCTGAGCAGCAACGGCACCAAGTACCCACACCCAGGGCACACGTCCTTCTTTGACAAGGG